From Aerosakkonema funiforme FACHB-1375, a single genomic window includes:
- a CDS encoding slr1957 family protein, with protein MKHYADEWVAEWCQENGWTDLTVAGCDTYWAFPPGAVMPEPIPSKAMKLIKAQKGLSGEEKWWAIASVAGTIVAAIVSLVMKCPMPMVGAFAFCAVTVGQLEVED; from the coding sequence ATGAAGCATTACGCTGATGAATGGGTTGCAGAATGGTGTCAGGAAAATGGCTGGACAGACTTAACTGTTGCCGGTTGTGACACCTATTGGGCTTTCCCTCCGGGAGCGGTAATGCCAGAGCCGATCCCCAGCAAAGCTATGAAATTGATTAAAGCACAAAAGGGATTGAGCGGCGAAGAAAAATGGTGGGCGATCGCATCCGTCGCCGGGACGATCGTTGCTGCCATTGTCAGCTTAGTGATGAAGTGTCCGATGCCGATGGTGGGGGCGTTTGCGTTTTGCGCCGTGACAGTGGGTCAATTGGAAGTAGAGGATTGA